The following are encoded in a window of Chitinophagaceae bacterium genomic DNA:
- a CDS encoding phosphatase PAP2 family protein has protein sequence MKIRKKFNPYFVSASFLFIVIIGWIMLFFEKGEFELLVNQHHNPFLNTFFYYTTSLGNGLFFILVLFILGFYKLFWTLSGLLSFLCISIIVQGIKFFFSEMPRPRRFFDLQGEEIQFVEGVVMHSYQTFPSGHTATVFSLFLLLSLLSRKVIWGVVCIFFAAAAGFSRVYLMQHFMIDVFFGAIIGLIVTFVVIKFCMNYPKIRESRFSKNTWQQLFTKEKPAGANVDSGNSE, from the coding sequence ATGAAAATCAGAAAAAAATTCAATCCCTATTTTGTTTCAGCAAGCTTTCTGTTTATTGTTATCATCGGATGGATAATGCTTTTCTTTGAAAAGGGTGAATTTGAGTTATTGGTTAACCAACATCACAATCCGTTTTTAAACACTTTCTTTTATTACACCACTTCTCTTGGGAATGGTTTATTTTTTATATTGGTTCTCTTTATTTTAGGTTTTTATAAGTTGTTCTGGACCTTATCCGGTTTGTTGTCTTTTTTATGTATTTCTATCATTGTGCAGGGTATAAAGTTTTTCTTTTCTGAAATGCCGCGCCCACGACGATTTTTTGACTTGCAGGGAGAAGAAATACAGTTTGTGGAAGGGGTTGTAATGCATTCATATCAAACATTTCCTTCCGGGCATACGGCTACCGTTTTTTCTCTTTTTTTATTGCTGTCCCTATTGTCCAGAAAAGTGATATGGGGGGTTGTTTGTATATTTTTTGCCGCAGCAGCAGGCTTTTCAAGAGTTTATCTTATGCAGCACTTTATGATAGATGTGTTTTTTGGGGCAATCATAGGCTTAATAGTGACTTTTGTAGTGATTAAATTTTGCATGAACTATCCGAAAATTCGCGAAAGTCGTTTCTCAAAAAATACCTGGCAGCAACTTTTCACTAAAGAAAAGCCGGCAGGAGCAAATGTAGATTCCGGGAATTCAGAATAG
- a CDS encoding YjgP/YjgQ family permease, with translation MKKIDSMVLRAFIGPFILIFFITLFIIVMQFLWKYIDDMVGKGLEWYLVLELIFYASASFVPLALPLAILVASIMTFGNLGERYELVAIKSGGVSLLRFMRSLIIASIILSGLAFYFANNVLPVANLKFSSLLYDIRKQKPAFNIREGVFYNGIEGFSIRVGSKGSDDRTIYDVMIYDLSSGRGNDHVLLADSGEMYTTEDEMYLVLRLYDGVEYREMRSSGPEPEYEHITNHFKEWQKAFDLSDFSMTRTDENLWSDHHRMLNIGQLKTAMDTMIIERTERLARMKDYIHPYLYFLAQDPDSLSYLFYGKSPPEVFSGWNGLEEDERTKTMQIALNNARNVKSFVGVSQRDVSYNAINYRKHEIELYRKFAVSIACLVLFFIGAPLGSIIRKGGFGMPMLLSIILFVFYHVLSMTGEKLAEKFVFNSIIGMGLPIFSLLPFGIWLTYKANKDSGLFNKEKYYKWILYLYSFVRIFKRFN, from the coding sequence ATGAAAAAAATTGACAGTATGGTATTGAGGGCTTTCATAGGCCCGTTTATACTGATTTTTTTTATAACGCTATTTATCATAGTGATGCAATTTCTGTGGAAATACATCGATGATATGGTAGGGAAGGGTTTGGAGTGGTATTTGGTGCTTGAGCTGATATTTTATGCATCAGCCAGCTTTGTGCCTTTGGCTTTACCACTTGCCATACTTGTGGCTTCAATCATGACTTTTGGGAATCTCGGAGAGCGGTATGAATTGGTGGCCATTAAATCCGGTGGTGTCTCGCTGCTTCGCTTTATGCGGTCGCTTATTATTGCCAGTATTATACTTTCCGGTTTGGCGTTTTATTTTGCCAACAACGTTTTGCCGGTTGCTAATCTCAAGTTTTCTTCTCTTTTATATGACATTCGAAAGCAAAAACCGGCTTTTAATATCAGGGAAGGTGTTTTTTATAATGGAATAGAAGGCTTTAGTATACGTGTGGGCTCTAAAGGTAGCGACGACCGGACAATTTATGATGTAATGATTTATGACCTTAGCAGTGGCCGGGGAAATGATCATGTATTACTGGCAGATTCCGGGGAAATGTACACCACAGAAGATGAAATGTACTTAGTGTTGAGGCTGTATGATGGAGTAGAATATCGGGAGATGCGGTCTTCAGGTCCAGAACCGGAGTATGAGCATATAACGAATCATTTTAAAGAGTGGCAAAAGGCTTTTGACCTCTCAGACTTTTCAATGACTCGTACAGACGAGAATTTATGGAGTGATCATCATCGCATGCTCAATATAGGACAGCTGAAGACAGCAATGGATACAATGATTATTGAGCGTACAGAACGTCTGGCGCGTATGAAAGATTATATCCATCCTTATCTTTATTTTTTGGCGCAGGATCCCGACAGTTTATCCTATCTTTTCTATGGAAAAAGTCCGCCGGAAGTTTTTTCGGGTTGGAATGGTTTAGAGGAAGATGAAAGAACAAAAACGATGCAGATAGCATTGAATAATGCACGTAATGTCAAAAGTTTTGTGGGTGTGTCTCAACGGGATGTAAGTTATAATGCCATTAATTATCGTAAACATGAAATTGAATTATACCGTAAGTTTGCTGTTTCAATTGCCTGTCTGGTGTTGTTTTTTATCGGTGCTCCTTTGGGAAGCATTATTCGAAAGGGAGGCTTTGGAATGCCGATGCTTCTCTCCATAATATTGTTTGTTTTCTACCATGTATTATCTATGACAGGTGAAAAGCTTGCCGAGAAATTTGTTTTTAACTCTATCATAGGAATGGGATTGCCAATTTTTTCATTATTGCCATTTGGGATTTGGCTGACGTATAAAGCAAATAAAGATTCCGGACTGTTTAATAAGGAAAAATACTACAAGTGGATTTTATATTTATATAGCTTTGTGAGAATTTTTAAAAGGTTCAATTGA
- a CDS encoding ATPase has protein sequence MRKKEKFQMEFVIKSSPVILFNFLSTTSGLSQWFADHVDYKDDVYSFFWNQSEDKAILLEKEENSFIKFRWDYDEPEYYFEFRIERSEVTGDTILIITDFADDIDKKDQVRLWESQVKTLLQQIGS, from the coding sequence ATGAGGAAAAAAGAAAAATTTCAAATGGAGTTCGTGATAAAATCATCTCCCGTTATTCTGTTCAATTTTTTATCTACCACTTCGGGTTTATCTCAATGGTTTGCCGATCATGTTGATTATAAAGATGATGTCTATTCATTTTTCTGGAATCAATCGGAGGATAAAGCAATTCTATTGGAGAAAGAAGAAAACAGTTTTATAAAGTTTCGCTGGGATTATGATGAGCCTGAGTATTATTTCGAGTTTCGAATTGAGCGCTCTGAGGTCACCGGAGATACCATTCTGATTATTACTGATTTTGCAGATGATATCGATAAAAAAGATCAGGTCAGACTATGGGAAAGTCAGGTGAAAACATTGCTTCAGCAGATTGGCAGCTAA